The Mytilus trossulus isolate FHL-02 chromosome 3, PNRI_Mtr1.1.1.hap1, whole genome shotgun sequence genome contains a region encoding:
- the LOC134709332 gene encoding uncharacterized protein LOC134709332 isoform X2 codes for MALLNILFAATILFPVDGYVRVDNYQHSVYIQKERNGIFKQASSITFLEPAIYDFMSVDTETEVDGVSQRVLPECIENLNGTDDRQPCYSCEDVNNWDNL; via the exons ATGGCGTTACTCAATATTCTGTTTGCCGCTACAATTCTTTTTCCTG ttgatGGTTATGTAAGGGTGGATAATTATCAGCACTCAGTTTACATTCAAAAGGAACGGAATGGCATCTTTAAACAAGCATCAAGTATAACCTTTCTGGAACCAGCGATCTACGACTTTATGTCTGTTGATACTGAAACGGAGGTAGATGGTGTCAGTCAGAGAg taCTACCAGAATGTATCGAAAATCTTAATGGAACAGATGACAGACAACCCTGTTATTCGTGTGAGGACGTAAACAATTGGGATAATCTTTAA
- the LOC134709332 gene encoding uncharacterized protein LOC134709332 isoform X1, with translation MALLNILFAATILFPVDGYVRVDNYQHSVYIQKERNGIFKQASSITFLEPAIYDFMSVDTETEVDGVSQRGHLVQFYKYDDNFHFAVFPRPYLRYYFTNELYYQNVSKILMEQMTDNPVIRVRT, from the exons ATGGCGTTACTCAATATTCTGTTTGCCGCTACAATTCTTTTTCCTG ttgatGGTTATGTAAGGGTGGATAATTATCAGCACTCAGTTTACATTCAAAAGGAACGGAATGGCATCTTTAAACAAGCATCAAGTATAACCTTTCTGGAACCAGCGATCTACGACTTTATGTCTGTTGATACTGAAACGGAGGTAGATGGTGTCAGTCAGAGAg GACACTTAGTACAATTCTACAAGTATGATGACAACTTTCATTTCGCTGTTTTCCCACGACCATATCTTAGATACTACTTCACCAACGAATTG taCTACCAGAATGTATCGAAAATCTTAATGGAACAGATGACAGACAACCCTGTTATTCGTGTGAGGACGTAA
- the LOC134709333 gene encoding uncharacterized protein LOC134709333 yields the protein MKFMKVVLFAATLLFRVDCFVRVDNYQNSVYIQKKSYDPFTQASSITFLEPAIFDYMSVDTETAVDGVSQRGHLLQFYKYMYREGFATLFPKPSLRYYFTNEQYYQNVSKVLMEQMTNNPVIRVRT from the exons ATGAAGTTTATGAAAGTTGTGTTGTTTGCCGCCACTCTTCTTTTTCGTG ttGACTGTTTTGTAAGAGTTGATAACTATCAGAATTCAGTATACATACAAAAGAAATCGTATGATCCCTTTACACAAGCTTCAAGTATAACCTTTCTGGAACCAGCAATCTTCGATTATATGTCTGTCGATACCGAAACTGCGGTAGATGGTGTCAGTCAGAGAG GACATTTATTACAATTCTACAAGTATATGTATCGGGAAGGCTTTGCAACACTGTTCCCAAAACCATCTCTCAGATATTACTTCACAAACGAACAG taCTACCAGAATGTATCAAAAGTCTTAATGGAACAGATGACAAACAACCCTGTCATTCGTGTGAGGACGTAA